One window of the Actinomyces wuliandei genome contains the following:
- a CDS encoding sensor histidine kinase — MSGQAQRLVVAVVSPASLGAQAAHEVEGAVAKVADVVRLRSLGALLARAEELGTVALIVATDEVGSLDDVAAAVERFPSLRTARLVLLTERTELSNIGRAIDEDLVHEVVAVPWTAGAIATRAAAQTRRWMRDHLPDDDRRRLLGSRSGTEHSGRSPLLETLTHSPEALTRELIKACEDVLGPRPRLRLPPGVRLAHQGQSVDSVYIVVEGAVALTRDTRVGEVILHHATTGRIIGLVSLASQGRAFVTATTTTDVDLILLSIEQLDRALAENPATEQVLAALLIGSLTKRLSRSEVLQVEKIELAAALDAEKAQAQEALEALEQARLELLAQERFATLGELAAGIAHELNNPVAALGRAAEHLRSDVAALLASHPSGDLIRSVGEEARSRPAASTRQERQARRVLEEVVGDRDLARRLVAAGVSDPADARALAAAPHHLEEVEHAAAIGRNERNIELATRRIRGLVSSLHAYVRPEGEMDDDVDVREVLEDALRLTAHRLGGVEVERDYEEVPVVRGRAGELAQVWTNIVANAADALATTGQADKRVVLRVRAEKAEDTELFHTRDRQDTGGAQPPRGAEEGTGTRGGAGPGGGAGPVGVRVEVEDNGPGISPEVLPRIFEPRFTTKHGQVRFGLGLGMGLARSVVDAHEGLISVESRPGRTVVTVRLPRDPALVNEVAGASGSAGADGAGELGRPGAADRPGRFAPTGPTAQPSPVTPPDPATASDLATAKEDP, encoded by the coding sequence GTGAGCGGGCAGGCGCAGCGGCTGGTCGTCGCCGTCGTCTCCCCTGCCTCCCTGGGCGCCCAGGCCGCCCACGAGGTGGAGGGCGCAGTCGCCAAGGTCGCCGACGTCGTGCGCCTGCGCTCCCTGGGGGCGCTGCTGGCCCGGGCCGAGGAGCTGGGTACCGTCGCCCTCATCGTGGCCACCGACGAGGTCGGCAGCCTGGATGACGTCGCCGCTGCCGTGGAGCGCTTCCCCTCCCTGCGCACGGCCCGGCTGGTGCTGCTCACCGAGCGCACCGAGCTGAGCAACATCGGCCGGGCTATCGACGAGGACCTGGTCCACGAGGTGGTGGCCGTCCCCTGGACCGCGGGTGCCATAGCCACCCGGGCGGCTGCCCAGACCCGCCGGTGGATGCGCGACCACCTGCCTGACGACGACCGCCGTCGCCTCCTGGGCTCCCGGTCCGGGACAGAGCACTCCGGGCGCTCGCCGCTCCTGGAGACCCTGACCCACTCACCGGAGGCGCTGACACGCGAGCTTATCAAGGCCTGCGAGGACGTCCTGGGACCGCGCCCCCGGCTGCGCCTGCCGCCCGGGGTGCGCCTGGCTCACCAAGGCCAGAGCGTAGACAGTGTCTACATCGTGGTCGAGGGGGCCGTGGCCCTGACCCGCGACACCCGCGTGGGCGAGGTGATCCTCCACCACGCCACCACCGGGCGCATCATCGGCCTGGTATCCCTGGCCTCCCAGGGGCGGGCCTTTGTCACCGCCACCACGACCACCGACGTGGACCTCATCCTGCTGTCCATCGAGCAGCTTGACCGCGCCCTGGCGGAGAACCCGGCCACCGAGCAGGTCCTGGCGGCCCTGCTCATCGGCTCCCTGACCAAGCGCCTGTCACGCTCCGAGGTGCTCCAGGTGGAGAAGATCGAGCTGGCGGCAGCCCTGGACGCGGAGAAGGCCCAGGCCCAGGAGGCGCTGGAGGCCCTGGAGCAGGCGCGCCTGGAGCTGCTGGCCCAGGAGCGGTTCGCCACCCTGGGCGAGCTGGCGGCCGGTATCGCCCACGAGCTCAACAACCCGGTGGCTGCCCTGGGGCGGGCGGCTGAGCACCTGCGCAGCGACGTCGCCGCGCTGCTGGCCTCCCACCCCTCCGGGGACCTCATCCGCTCCGTGGGTGAGGAGGCCCGAAGCCGCCCGGCGGCCTCCACCAGGCAGGAGCGCCAGGCCCGGCGGGTTCTGGAGGAGGTCGTGGGGGACCGCGACCTGGCCCGGCGCCTGGTGGCCGCCGGAGTCAGCGACCCTGCCGACGCGCGCGCCCTGGCGGCCGCCCCCCACCACCTGGAGGAGGTGGAGCACGCTGCGGCGATCGGACGCAACGAGCGCAACATCGAGCTGGCGACCAGGAGGATCCGGGGCCTGGTCTCCTCCCTGCACGCCTACGTGCGCCCCGAGGGGGAGATGGACGACGACGTGGACGTGCGCGAGGTCCTGGAGGACGCGCTACGACTGACCGCCCACCGGCTGGGTGGGGTAGAGGTGGAGCGCGACTACGAGGAGGTCCCCGTGGTGCGCGGCCGTGCTGGGGAGCTGGCCCAGGTGTGGACCAACATCGTGGCCAACGCGGCGGACGCCCTGGCGACCACCGGCCAGGCTGACAAGAGGGTCGTCCTGCGGGTGCGGGCTGAGAAGGCCGAGGACACCGAGCTGTTCCACACCCGGGACAGGCAGGACACCGGGGGCGCGCAGCCGCCTAGGGGTGCTGAGGAGGGCACGGGCACCCGGGGTGGTGCGGGACCTGGAGGTGGTGCAGGTCCTGTCGGCGTGCGTGTGGAGGTCGAGGACAACGGGCCGGGGATCTCCCCGGAGGTCCTGCCCCGCATCTTCGAGCCGCGCTTCACCACCAAGCACGGCCAGGTGCGCTTTGGCCTGGGGCTGGGGATGGGGCTGGCCAGGAGCGTCGTCGACGCCCACGAGGGCCTCATCTCCGTGGAGTCCCGGCCGGGACGTACGGTGGTGACTGTACGGCTGCCCCGCGACCCCGCCCTGGTCAACGAGGTGGCAGGGGCTAGTGGGTCGGCAGGGGCTGACGGGGCCGGTGAACTTGGTCGGCCGGGTGCGGCGGACCGTCCTGGCCGCTTCGCCCCGACTGGCCCCACGGCTCAGCCCAGCCCGGTGACCCCACCAGACCCAGCGACCGCTAGCGACTTAGCGACTGCCAAGGAGGACCCGTGA
- a CDS encoding response regulator codes for MKLTILVVEDEPEVRDAVVADLAPFSPVVRVEPAEDVEDALEVVSEVDDDGDVVALVLADHRLPGRTGVDMLVQMRGDERTASARKVLVTGQADQADTIRAVNEAGLDHYIAKPWQPEQLHDVVRTQLTDFVLDTGLDPLPHLRALDGPRAMEALR; via the coding sequence GTGAAGCTGACCATCCTCGTCGTGGAGGACGAGCCGGAGGTGCGCGACGCCGTCGTGGCGGACCTGGCGCCCTTCTCCCCCGTTGTGCGTGTGGAGCCCGCCGAGGACGTCGAGGACGCCCTGGAGGTGGTCTCCGAGGTGGACGATGACGGTGACGTCGTCGCCCTGGTGCTGGCCGACCACCGGCTGCCTGGGCGCACGGGTGTGGACATGCTGGTCCAGATGCGCGGCGACGAGCGCACAGCCAGCGCCCGCAAGGTCCTGGTCACGGGGCAGGCGGACCAGGCGGACACGATCCGCGCTGTCAACGAGGCTGGCCTGGACCACTACATCGCCAAGCCGTGGCAGCCTGAGCAGCTCCACGACGTGGTGCGCACCCAGCTGACGGACTTTGTGCTGGACACCGGCCTGGACCCGTTGCCCCACCTGCGCGCCCTGGACGGCCCACGGGCCATGGAGGCGCTGCGGTAG
- a CDS encoding AI-2E family transporter, whose amino-acid sequence MTDVSSVVPGSSGRSESPESAAPSVQDRVTDAARTGRSQGEVIAVTVAALVVAAVGLYMVRSLVAPAFFALTLVVTIRPLVSWAARHHVPRGVAAVGAIAILYAFVLSLFAALGVAVAQLVDTLPGYSSRFQQIWADIERMLTSMGVDQASLLDQATSALDTSRVVSLAQTLLEQLTSAGSMMTIMALVIVFLMFDTMRIEGRVRALAELKPEIASAMTGFAASVRSYWLVSTIFGLIVAVLDVFALWALNVPMAVTWGVVSFITNYIPNIGFVVGVIPPALLALVDSGPWTALWVVVAYSVLNFVIQTLIQPKFTGDAVGLNTTTTFVSLMFWSTVIGGLGTILAVPLTLFAKALLIDSDPRSRWVGIFLSAGDQPLKEQEPEAPGALGGPGKGPERLRPDSPSL is encoded by the coding sequence ATGACCGACGTGTCCTCAGTCGTTCCTGGTTCCTCCGGGCGCTCAGAGTCTCCAGAGTCCGCCGCCCCCTCGGTGCAGGACCGGGTGACCGACGCCGCCCGGACCGGGCGCAGTCAGGGTGAGGTGATTGCGGTCACGGTTGCGGCGCTTGTCGTGGCAGCGGTGGGGCTGTATATGGTCCGGTCGCTGGTGGCGCCCGCCTTCTTTGCCCTGACCCTGGTGGTGACCATCCGTCCGCTGGTGTCGTGGGCGGCGCGCCACCACGTGCCGCGAGGGGTCGCGGCGGTGGGGGCGATCGCCATCCTCTACGCCTTTGTCCTCAGCCTGTTCGCCGCCCTAGGGGTGGCGGTCGCCCAGCTGGTGGACACCCTGCCTGGATACTCCTCCCGGTTCCAGCAGATCTGGGCCGACATCGAGAGGATGCTCACCTCCATGGGGGTGGACCAGGCCTCCCTTCTTGACCAGGCGACCAGTGCCCTGGACACCTCCCGGGTCGTGTCGCTGGCGCAGACGCTCCTGGAGCAGCTGACGTCTGCCGGGTCCATGATGACGATCATGGCCCTGGTCATCGTCTTCCTCATGTTCGACACCATGAGGATCGAGGGCCGGGTGCGGGCGCTGGCTGAGCTCAAACCGGAGATCGCCTCCGCCATGACGGGCTTCGCGGCCTCAGTGCGCTCCTACTGGCTCGTCTCCACCATCTTTGGCCTCATCGTCGCAGTGCTGGATGTCTTTGCCCTGTGGGCGCTCAACGTGCCGATGGCGGTCACCTGGGGCGTAGTCTCCTTCATCACCAACTACATCCCCAACATCGGCTTCGTCGTCGGGGTCATTCCCCCGGCGCTGCTGGCGCTGGTGGACTCCGGCCCGTGGACGGCCCTGTGGGTGGTGGTGGCCTACTCGGTCCTCAACTTTGTCATCCAGACCCTCATCCAGCCCAAGTTCACTGGCGACGCCGTGGGTCTCAACACCACCACGACCTTTGTCTCCCTCATGTTCTGGTCCACGGTCATCGGTGGGTTGGGGACGATCCTGGCCGTGCCGCTGACCCTGTTCGCCAAGGCGCTGCTCATCGACTCCGACCCGCGCTCGCGCTGGGTGGGGATATTCTTGTCCGCCGGGGACCAGCCGCTGAAGGAGCAGGAGCCCGAGGCTCCCGGTGCCCTGGGCGGTCCTGGGAAGGGACCTGAGAGGCTGCGTCCTGACTCACCTTCACTGTGA
- a CDS encoding response regulator — protein sequence MSAPVRVLVVDDQRLLRRSLVTILDAAADVEVVGEADNGTSGVAVARAVRPDVVLMDIRMPAGLDGIAATEAICSDPGLGGTRVCVLTVFEEDAYVFRALQACASGYLLKDTPPEGVVQAVRAVHAGGSLLSPGVLATVVAHAPSGGRGPTQLEGLTPRQTEVLRLVASGLSNQEIEERLNVSHSTLKTHMGALLRRLGARDRAQLVIAAYEGGLMGSG from the coding sequence GTGAGCGCCCCCGTCCGCGTCCTGGTGGTTGACGACCAGAGGCTCCTGCGGCGCTCCCTGGTGACGATCCTGGACGCCGCCGCAGACGTCGAGGTCGTCGGCGAGGCTGATAACGGGACGAGTGGCGTAGCTGTCGCCCGTGCCGTGCGCCCCGACGTCGTCCTCATGGACATCCGCATGCCCGCAGGGCTGGATGGCATCGCGGCCACGGAGGCGATCTGCTCCGACCCCGGCCTGGGCGGCACCAGGGTGTGCGTCCTGACGGTGTTTGAGGAGGACGCCTACGTGTTCCGTGCGCTCCAGGCCTGTGCGTCAGGCTACCTGCTCAAGGACACCCCGCCGGAGGGGGTGGTCCAGGCGGTGCGTGCCGTTCACGCTGGCGGCTCGCTCCTGTCACCCGGTGTGCTGGCCACCGTGGTGGCCCACGCGCCTTCAGGCGGGCGCGGGCCGACTCAGTTGGAGGGCCTCACGCCCCGCCAGACCGAGGTGCTGCGGCTCGTAGCCTCTGGGCTGTCCAACCAGGAGATTGAGGAGCGCCTGAACGTGTCCCACTCCACCCTGAAGACGCACATGGGTGCCCTCCTGCGCCGCCTGGGTGCGCGCGACCGGGCCCAGCTGGTCATCGCCGCCTACGAGGGCGGTCTCATGGGCTCAGGCTGA
- a CDS encoding sensor histidine kinase — protein MARTTPHGVCALVTACLAVAGVVTTGPATGSEHYAPLVLLALPAALVWAAAVRSRDRSRFYRRLREQAVAQATHRERLRLAEHLHGLVSHRLAAITLQASTEPMLDEATARRALRDIEDNGRAATADMRDLLTALRSPCTESLASPPRSAPALPEVLTWARSTSLEVTVTGATADIVPVHTPEAGETIAAVVQEALANVARHAGGARVHVQLGRGEDCVWTVVDNDAPAPDHQAVPGAGTGLEALQGRCAALGGRLTASPTADGFRVEARLPDLQPPGTPLPVSGLPSPQPEQPIP, from the coding sequence ATGGCCCGTACTACACCCCACGGAGTCTGCGCCCTTGTCACTGCCTGTCTCGCAGTGGCCGGTGTGGTCACGACCGGCCCCGCTACCGGCTCAGAGCACTACGCCCCGCTGGTGCTGCTGGCACTCCCGGCAGCACTCGTGTGGGCGGCAGCCGTGCGCAGCCGGGACCGCTCGCGCTTCTACCGTCGCCTGCGTGAGCAGGCGGTGGCGCAGGCGACCCACCGCGAGCGCCTGCGCCTGGCCGAGCACCTACACGGCCTGGTCTCGCACCGCCTGGCTGCGATTACCCTGCAGGCCAGCACAGAGCCGATGCTGGACGAGGCCACGGCCCGGCGCGCGCTGCGCGACATCGAGGACAACGGCCGCGCCGCCACCGCAGACATGCGAGACCTGCTCACGGCGCTACGCAGCCCCTGCACAGAGTCACTAGCCTCGCCTCCCAGGTCGGCCCCTGCGCTGCCTGAGGTGCTGACCTGGGCACGGTCCACGAGCCTAGAGGTCACAGTGACAGGCGCGACCGCAGACATCGTGCCAGTCCACACCCCGGAGGCGGGTGAGACGATCGCCGCTGTCGTCCAAGAGGCCCTGGCCAACGTGGCCCGGCACGCCGGTGGCGCACGGGTGCACGTGCAGCTGGGCCGGGGCGAGGACTGCGTCTGGACGGTTGTCGACAACGACGCACCTGCCCCGGACCACCAGGCAGTCCCGGGAGCGGGCACCGGGCTGGAGGCCCTACAGGGCCGCTGCGCCGCCCTGGGCGGCAGGCTCACCGCCTCTCCGACTGCGGACGGCTTCCGGGTGGAGGCCAGGCTCCCCGACCTCCAGCCCCCGGGCACTCCCCTCCCGGTCTCCGGGCTCCCAAGCCCTCAGCCGGAGCAGCCAATACCGTGA
- a CDS encoding ABC transporter ATP-binding protein: MINVHDVVKRHGDRTVLHGVSFSARSGRVTGFVGPNGSGKSSTLRILLGLDRPQSGTSTIAGHRYRSIRHPLTRVGSMLDGAGAHPMRMARAHLGWVAASNRIPRRRVNEVLEQVGLADAARRRVGTYSLGMGQRLGLATALLGEPEYLVLDEPVNGLDPEGVRWIRRLLRSHADMGGTVLLSSHLMSELAEIADDVAVISEGRITATGTLAEVTQGYRNLEDAFFAHTQKAVVR; this comes from the coding sequence ATGATCAACGTCCACGACGTCGTCAAGCGGCACGGAGACCGGACCGTTCTCCACGGCGTGTCCTTCTCCGCCCGGAGCGGGCGGGTGACCGGGTTTGTCGGCCCCAACGGCTCGGGGAAGTCCTCGACGCTGCGCATCCTGCTGGGGCTCGACAGGCCGCAGTCGGGAACCTCCACGATAGCCGGTCACCGCTACCGGAGTATCCGGCACCCGCTCACCCGGGTGGGGTCCATGCTCGACGGCGCTGGCGCCCACCCTATGCGTATGGCCCGTGCGCACCTGGGGTGGGTTGCAGCAAGCAACAGGATTCCCCGGCGGCGCGTCAACGAAGTGCTTGAGCAGGTGGGGCTTGCTGACGCTGCCCGGCGACGTGTGGGGACCTACTCCCTGGGGATGGGCCAGCGCCTGGGGCTGGCTACCGCCCTGCTGGGCGAGCCGGAGTACCTGGTGCTGGACGAGCCTGTCAACGGGCTCGACCCGGAGGGGGTCCGATGGATCCGCAGGCTCCTGCGCAGCCACGCGGACATGGGGGGCACGGTCCTGCTGTCGAGCCACCTGATGAGCGAGCTGGCTGAGATAGCCGACGACGTCGCCGTGATATCGGAAGGCCGCATCACGGCGACCGGGACGCTCGCCGAGGTGACCCAGGGGTACCGCAACCTTGAGGACGCCTTCTTTGCGCACACCCAGAAGGCGGTAGTGCGGTGA
- a CDS encoding ABC transporter permease: protein MRLVLAELLKLATLPSVWLASALAVGVPAVLASLNASTLRRALSTGDTGELLDTSTVDAGFGSLVYGTVGIVVLGVVAMSSEYARTAQSRGRTRQVSTTMAATPRRGRLVAAKLLALVSWTTLLAAAAIPAAVLLSDRLLGPYATALDHDPVRRMAGVLLSWVTTAILSLTLTAVTRNGVLSLVLLVTNSSVVSLSLLISLVTDWARYLPDTAAISTFLVTPPVSAALDPGPAAVVCAGWAAGAVAVTSWCWVGRDA from the coding sequence GTGAGGCTGGTCCTGGCCGAGCTCCTGAAGCTGGCCACGCTTCCGTCAGTGTGGCTGGCCTCGGCCCTCGCCGTGGGTGTTCCGGCGGTGCTGGCGTCCCTGAACGCCAGCACCCTACGCCGGGCGCTGAGCACCGGTGACACCGGGGAGCTGCTTGACACCTCCACCGTTGACGCCGGGTTCGGCTCCCTGGTGTACGGGACAGTCGGGATCGTCGTGCTCGGTGTCGTGGCGATGTCGAGCGAGTACGCCAGAACAGCGCAGAGCAGGGGGCGGACAAGGCAGGTGTCAACCACCATGGCTGCCACACCCCGGCGGGGTCGGCTCGTCGCCGCCAAGCTGCTCGCACTCGTGTCGTGGACGACGCTACTTGCTGCCGCTGCCATTCCGGCGGCAGTGCTCCTGTCGGACCGGCTCCTGGGCCCGTACGCGACCGCGCTGGACCACGACCCCGTGAGGCGCATGGCCGGAGTCCTCCTCAGCTGGGTGACGACGGCGATACTGTCCCTGACTCTCACCGCCGTGACCCGCAACGGTGTCCTGTCGCTGGTGCTCCTGGTGACCAACAGCTCGGTCGTGTCCCTCAGCCTCCTCATCTCCCTTGTCACGGACTGGGCCCGCTACCTGCCGGACACGGCGGCGATCAGCACGTTCCTGGTGACTCCGCCTGTCTCAGCCGCACTGGACCCGGGTCCGGCTGCGGTCGTGTGCGCCGGATGGGCTGCCGGGGCCGTGGCGGTCACGTCCTGGTGCTGGGTAGGAAGGGACGCCTAG
- a CDS encoding siderophore-interacting protein, whose amino-acid sequence MRRVTFTGPDLGDFADPGWDQRIKLVLPAPASGYKHLPTGQDWYREWRALPQEHRPPIRTYTTRAVRPGAGAGRAEVNAEVDVDMVVHAAPPTLAGRQDSTVPPTQPGSASQDSTGWQAAVGPAARWVASAAVGSEVVLLGPDRGWAGEPGGVGFVPPPVTERFLLGGDETAAPAIARILEDLPTTARGVAVVELPTEADTTYLPTHPGIEVRAAGREGRPHGRALVEGVRAAAGELCPPGRPQEVEEVDVDTGLLWEVPRTARGGAALQRTTLYAWLAGEATAVRATRRHLVSELGIDRRSVAFMGYWRQGRAEG is encoded by the coding sequence ATGCGACGCGTCACCTTCACCGGTCCAGACCTGGGAGACTTCGCTGATCCTGGTTGGGACCAGCGCATCAAGCTGGTGCTGCCCGCCCCGGCCTCAGGCTACAAGCACCTGCCCACGGGGCAGGACTGGTACCGCGAGTGGCGGGCACTGCCGCAGGAGCACCGCCCCCCGATCCGCACCTACACCACCCGGGCCGTGCGCCCCGGTGCGGGAGCGGGACGGGCCGAAGTGAACGCCGAGGTGGACGTGGACATGGTGGTCCACGCCGCGCCACCCACCCTGGCCGGGCGGCAGGACTCAACCGTACCGCCCACACAGCCCGGGTCCGCGTCGCAGGACTCCACCGGATGGCAGGCTGCGGTCGGCCCCGCCGCCCGCTGGGTCGCCTCCGCAGCCGTGGGCAGCGAGGTGGTGCTCCTGGGGCCGGACCGGGGCTGGGCGGGGGAGCCTGGGGGCGTGGGCTTTGTGCCGCCACCGGTCACCGAGCGCTTCCTGCTGGGCGGGGACGAGACGGCGGCCCCGGCCATCGCCCGCATCCTGGAAGACCTTCCCACCACCGCGCGCGGGGTCGCCGTGGTCGAGCTGCCCACCGAGGCAGACACGACCTACCTGCCCACCCACCCGGGCATTGAGGTGCGGGCAGCAGGGCGGGAGGGCCGCCCCCACGGCAGGGCGCTCGTGGAGGGCGTGCGCGCCGCAGCTGGTGAGCTCTGCCCTCCTGGCCGTCCCCAGGAGGTGGAGGAGGTCGATGTGGATACCGGACTGCTGTGGGAGGTGCCCCGCACCGCCCGGGGCGGGGCCGCCCTGCAGCGCACCACCCTGTACGCCTGGCTGGCCGGGGAGGCCACAGCCGTGCGCGCCACGCGCCGACACCTCGTGTCCGAGCTCGGCATCGACCGGCGCAGCGTGGCCTTCATGGGCTACTGGCGCCAGGGCAGGGCCGAGGGGTGA
- a CDS encoding ABC transporter ATP-binding protein: MPAQAAAGTTAGATTRAHLTTQALRAGYGRRVVVHDVDVNVPSGRITVIIGANACGKSTLLKTMARVLAPMSGRVLLDGRSISTIPTRRLATRLGLLPQQPIAPEGITVADLVGRGRHPHQPAFSLRLSPTSATDRRVVEESLLATRTAELADRSIDELSGGQRQRVWIAMALAQRTDVLLLDEPTTFLDLAHQVEVLDLLTDLNRERGTTVVMVLHDVNLAARYADHVIAMKEGRVVAAGEPDTIIDAALVREVLGLQAEVITDPVSGTPLVLPRGRHHVRGYGAVRGTSGQDTDTEPAEPASPAGQTGALRTGVPAADSPGENRSAGGRT, from the coding sequence GTGCCCGCGCAGGCCGCAGCCGGGACGACTGCGGGCGCCACGACCCGCGCCCACCTGACCACCCAGGCGCTGCGCGCGGGCTACGGCAGACGGGTCGTCGTCCACGACGTGGACGTGAACGTGCCCAGCGGGAGGATCACCGTCATCATCGGGGCCAACGCCTGTGGCAAGTCCACCCTGCTCAAGACGATGGCGCGCGTCCTGGCCCCGATGTCGGGCCGTGTCCTGCTGGACGGCAGGAGCATCAGCACCATCCCCACCCGGAGGCTGGCCACCCGGCTGGGCCTGCTGCCCCAGCAGCCGATCGCCCCGGAGGGCATCACGGTGGCCGACCTGGTAGGGCGCGGGCGCCACCCCCACCAGCCCGCCTTCTCCCTGAGGCTCTCCCCGACCTCGGCCACCGACCGCCGTGTGGTGGAGGAGTCCCTGCTGGCCACCCGCACCGCCGAGCTGGCCGACCGCAGCATCGACGAGCTCTCCGGGGGGCAGCGCCAGCGGGTGTGGATCGCCATGGCCCTGGCCCAGCGCACCGACGTGCTGCTCCTGGACGAGCCCACGACCTTCCTGGACCTGGCCCATCAGGTGGAGGTCCTGGACCTGCTGACCGACCTCAACCGGGAGCGCGGCACCACCGTCGTCATGGTGCTGCACGACGTCAACCTGGCCGCCCGCTACGCCGACCACGTCATCGCCATGAAGGAGGGGCGCGTGGTAGCCGCTGGTGAGCCGGACACGATCATTGACGCCGCCCTGGTCCGCGAGGTCCTGGGCCTTCAGGCCGAGGTCATCACCGACCCGGTCTCCGGCACCCCCCTGGTCCTGCCCCGGGGGCGCCACCACGTGCGCGGATACGGGGCGGTCAGAGGCACCAGTGGGCAGGACACCGATACGGAACCGGCCGAACCCGCCAGCCCAGCCGGGCAGACCGGTGCGCTCAGGACGGGGGTGCCCGCAGCCGACTCCCCCGGTGAGAACCGCAGCGCGGGAGGCAGGACGTGA
- a CDS encoding FecCD family ABC transporter permease, which yields MKTAVTRPTGAHAPTGGTGGAATTRLPGPPATAGTCPDLPQPGFTLAGQRARTRRYLTVTVALSGLVAALWWVTLSYNDGWYAPENIIAVMRGETVPGVTFTVRRLQLPRALVGLMVGLAFGMAGTTSQTMLRNPLASPDIIGITSGASASAVFAILVLGWSGTGVSVLAIICGLATAVVIYLLSGSGSAQGGRLILIGIGVSSMFTSLIAYLQLRASIYDVADALRWLSGSLGSPTWQQVRLLAVALAVCGTLLLVIARDLGPLTLGEEAATGLGVPVDRTRLALILMMVALSAFATSVTGPIAFVSFLAGPVAARLVGRTSRTLLVPAALTGAAIVLGGDLVGRYLMPTVLPVGVVTGLVGAPYLILQLFRTNRRGGSA from the coding sequence GTGAAGACCGCTGTCACCAGACCTACAGGCGCCCACGCCCCAACAGGCGGCACCGGAGGGGCTGCCACAACCCGCCTCCCCGGCCCGCCCGCCACCGCTGGGACCTGCCCCGACCTCCCCCAGCCGGGCTTTACCCTGGCAGGGCAGCGTGCCCGCACCCGCCGCTACCTCACCGTCACCGTGGCACTGTCCGGCCTGGTTGCTGCCCTGTGGTGGGTCACGCTCAGCTACAACGACGGCTGGTACGCCCCTGAGAACATTATCGCCGTCATGCGCGGGGAGACCGTGCCAGGCGTCACCTTCACCGTCAGACGCCTTCAACTGCCGCGCGCCCTGGTGGGTCTCATGGTGGGACTCGCCTTCGGGATGGCGGGCACCACGTCACAGACGATGCTGCGCAACCCGCTGGCCAGCCCTGACATCATCGGGATCACCTCGGGGGCCTCCGCCTCCGCGGTCTTCGCCATCCTGGTGCTGGGCTGGTCCGGCACCGGCGTCAGCGTCCTGGCTATCATCTGCGGCCTGGCCACCGCCGTGGTCATTTACCTGCTGTCCGGCTCCGGCAGCGCCCAGGGCGGGCGGCTCATCCTCATCGGGATCGGGGTGTCCTCCATGTTCACCTCTCTCATCGCCTACCTCCAGCTGCGGGCCAGCATCTATGACGTCGCCGATGCCCTGCGCTGGCTCTCCGGCTCCCTGGGCTCCCCCACCTGGCAGCAGGTCAGGCTGTTGGCCGTCGCCCTGGCGGTGTGCGGCACGCTTCTACTCGTCATCGCCAGGGACCTGGGCCCCCTGACCCTGGGCGAGGAGGCCGCCACAGGCCTGGGAGTGCCCGTGGACCGTACCAGGCTGGCGCTTATCCTCATGATGGTCGCCCTGTCAGCCTTCGCGACCTCGGTCACCGGGCCGATCGCCTTTGTCTCCTTCCTGGCCGGTCCTGTCGCCGCCCGGCTTGTGGGGCGAACCAGCCGCACCCTCCTGGTCCCGGCGGCACTCACGGGGGCCGCCATCGTGCTGGGAGGCGACCTCGTGGGCCGCTACCTCATGCCGACCGTCCTGCCGGTCGGGGTGGTCACCGGGCTGGTGGGCGCCCCCTACCTCATCCTCCAGCTGTTCCGGACCAACCGCCGGGGAGGCTCCGCATGA